A genomic stretch from Helianthus annuus cultivar XRQ/B chromosome 1, HanXRQr2.0-SUNRISE, whole genome shotgun sequence includes:
- the LOC110865476 gene encoding uncharacterized protein LOC110865476: protein MNPYALHQSLLDTTTVTAATTAKVHALTWPPKAHPNTLHNVPDIIFRVILITLFATVAIWANHEASKGFAIEIVNEAGKYSLPGKRFSLFYESNDQATRILLNTSSFVENLLYPNDQDQLMHTKKQINSVTLALARVNFSTLVSVYSPKPHEYTIMLSPSLMETSHNNEAFVLAVLQGMARVWLWDGKGAAPQAVLNGLVEYITTLAGFRVSDTEAWNSGDDELCWKHEDPRKVAGFLSYHDRRQQLGDGGDNGGGEVVRRLNKGMRNGWHDWMMDDALGMAGHHACASYGILTRHHHPSSSI, encoded by the coding sequence ATGAACCCCTACGCCCTTCATCAATCTCTACTAGATACCACCACCGTCACCGCGGCCACCACCGCAAAAGTTCACGCGCTAACATGGCCGCCAAAAGCGCATCCTAACACTTTACACAACGTTCCCGACATCATTTTCCGTGTGATATTGATCACTCTCTTTGCAACAGTTGCAATATGGGCAAACCATGAAGCGTCAAAGGGGTTTGCAATCGAGATAGTTAACGAAGCGGGCAAATACTCATTGCCAGGAAAGCGCTTTTCGCTCTTTTACGAATCAAATGATCAAGCGACACGAATACTTCTCAACACAAGTAGTTTTGTAGAAAACCTACTTTACCCTAATGATCAAGATCAGTTGATGCATACAAAGAAACAAATCAATAGTGTAACTCTTGCACTTGCCCGAGTAAACTTCTCTACGCTCGTATCCGTCTATTCGCCAAAACCGCATGAATATACAATCATGTTGAGTCCATCACTAATGGAAACTTCACACAACAATGAAGCCTTTGTGTTGGCTGTCCTACAAGGGATGGCTAGGGTTTGGCTTTGGGACGGCAAAGGGGCTGCTCCGCAGGCCGTTTTAAACGGCCTGGTGGAGTATATAACCACCTTGGCTGGCTTCCGTGTCTCAGACACGGAAGCCTGGAACTCTGGGGATGATGAATTGTGTTGGAAACATGAGGACCCAAGAAAGGTGGCAGGGTTTTTAAGTTATCATGACCGAAGACAACAACTAGGTGACGGTGGTGATAACGGTGGTGGGGAGGTGGTCCGGCGGTTGAACAAAGGGATGAGAAACGGTTGGCATGATTGGATGATGGATGATGCATTAGGCATGGCAGGCCATCATGCATGTGCATCTTACGGCATATTAACTAGGCATCACCATCCATCCAGCTCAATTTGA